The sequence ggtccctaagcacacacctcaAAAGAAAATTATACATCATCTATTGAGATGACGGAGTGCTTAGAAGAGTTCAACCGGAAAGAAAAGtagagaaatcaaaatttttcaatGGCCGATTTATTTCCGTATATTGTTTATGATGTTAATATATacgtaaaaacatgattttttagaaaaattctGACATTTCGAACATAAAATgtcatttttatcatattctTCAGACCATTATGTGTGattaattacattattttcGTGCTTCCGTACCTCAAGTACCGTCACCAACTAGTCCATTGAACTTATCCCCGTTTTGAATGTTCAACTTCATTATACTATTCAATATGATGTTAACTAACCAACGTAACCCCATGAAATAAAATACTCCAAGAATtgactaaaaatatataatataacacaaaaaaataataccACAATACATAGTCTCATTATTTATCTACAAAGAATCCATAACCGAAATGTATAGTCATCCTAGTAAATAACATcaaaaatcaagaaatataATCGTATACATActcgtatcacaaaatatatatgtatatatgaacTTGAGCTGAGAAAATCAGATCAAACTCAGCGCCAATCGAAGTCACACCTCTTTGATTCAAACACCACAACGGAAGTCGTGTTGCTGTTGGAAGACAATGGTATTTTCAAGTCGCAATTGATCTTGGGCTTCATCCTCGGCGTTTTCACGACCCCCAGCTTCAGCCTGATTCGTAGACGAAGCTTCACATCGATGTCGTAGACGTTGGAAATCTTGTTCTGGTTGTGATCAGATAGCTCATTGGCTCCGAGGAGAATCAGTTGTTGTCCGTTGAATTCCGCGTTCAGGAAGTTCGTGCTCTTGTGTCCCTGGTAAAACGGCTGCAGTTCCTTGGTGTTGAGTCTATTCCCCTCGTACATTGCTGTCGCCTCGATCCTATCGTAATACACCCCGATGCGTCGGTTCGGGTTCCGGATGGTCAGGTTGACGGCCAAGTTGTATTGGAGCGTGTTGTTGTCGAGGTTGAACTGGGTCAGCGAGGCCCCTGAGGCGTAGAACTTAACTTCGTTGGGGCGAAAGATGAGCCAGCACACGAGGACGACGATTCCAACGACTACGAGGATGGTGCATAGGATCTGGCACACGCAGGTGCAGAGGCAGTTGAGAAGGCAGCTGAAGGGGTTGCAGCAGCAGCTCCCTCCGCGACCGGGGCGGTGGTAGGACTTGGACGGCGGAGGGATCGAAGGGCCGTAATAGGCTCCGTTGAGGTGGGGTTGTTTAGTATCAGCCATTGCAATTCTTGAGAAGAAAGAAGAACAACAACGATGGAGAATTTGGTATGCAATAgggttatatatataatatggagTTGGAGTAGCGGTTTTGGTGGGAATCGGAGAATGAGTAAAACGCGCGTATCTTAGTTATAGTGAGAAAGCGTGTGGCATGTGGCAGTTTGTATTTATTGTTGAGgaggaaaataattatttaatttaatagacGCGTTCGCTTGTTGAGGAGCAGGATATGATGTGTGTTGCTCGGTAGTTTCGTAGGGAAAAGGGACAATTTATTCAAGGCATTGACTAAGTAATATTACTGATTTTTTCTAATTTTGCTGCACCTTTTAGGATCAATTTTGTCAGAATCGAGTTACAAGCACAGCGTAATAGAACACAATTGATATTATTCTACTGGTTTATTAGAACTGAGTCTCAAACACAAGAACATCGGTCCCACCTTGGTGTCAGATAAGCTCCAATTGATCTACATACATCTTTATCAATTGATTTCGTAATTCAGTCTttaaatatacatatttttatcattacaAAGACAAAATCCTTGGGAACATAGTTTTATATATGCACACCTATGTTGACGTAGCaaaaacatttattaaaattcaatTACTTGTAGTTTATTTTCCACCAAGATCTAAGTCTGAAAACAAGTTTCGAATTCGAGATTCAATTGTAACAATTTTCTCtctcaactaaaaaaaaaatcgtttaCTGTTTGTAGAGgtgaatataatttatttaaattttaaaaataatcttgaTAATATATTTGTAAAGTCCAAAATTAGAAAGTTGACTCTCCGTCTTTTACGGTTAAGTTTAA comes from Primulina huaijiensis isolate GDHJ02 chromosome 17, ASM1229523v2, whole genome shotgun sequence and encodes:
- the LOC140962313 gene encoding NDR1/HIN1-like protein 10; translation: MADTKQPHLNGAYYGPSIPPPSKSYHRPGRGGSCCCNPFSCLLNCLCTCVCQILCTILVVVGIVVLVCWLIFRPNEVKFYASGASLTQFNLDNNTLQYNLAVNLTIRNPNRRIGVYYDRIEATAMYEGNRLNTKELQPFYQGHKSTNFLNAEFNGQQLILLGANELSDHNQNKISNVYDIDVKLRLRIRLKLGVVKTPRMKPKINCDLKIPLSSNSNTTSVVVFESKRCDFDWR